The window attgtgatttttaaattgtgatttttaaattgtgatatttaaaagttctttcttaCCAGGACAGAGAAgagtttcacttatttttatactttcttttacaCACTTTTCCACCTTCTTCTAATAATATAACCCTAATATTATATCCTCTATTAGAAAcctttctagtaaaaaaaaaaaaaaaggaaagaaaaacaaagaaaaaaaaaagaaacccttctAGTGGTCGCAATTTAATTacacctttgtttctttttcctttttttcttatgtctttatttcttaGCCTCTCAATTGCACTCAGGATTTTTGGACTCCACactctgtgaaatgaggatattAATCCTTCTCCTCTCTTCATGCTTCACCTCTCAGCTTCTGCTATTGTACTTTAGGTGCATGTTGATTGGCAACGGGGGCATTTAGTTCTCTTATTTAATAGTCTCTTGTGTTCTtaaagtgaaaaagcaaacaagATTGTTCAcatctttgtgttgttttcagtATTGTTTACTGTAGAGGTAACTTGTGAAATACAGTTGCACATGCTTCCTTGCACAGCTTTAGTTTTTCGTAATTTTCTAGTTGCCTTTGTTTTTGCACCTTGCCATGTTGCGTTCAAcatttcctcaatttctttacaACTGTGCATTATGTGAGGTATTAGATCAAGTCCCCTTACCCCACAGAACTATTCACTTCTTATTCCATCCTGGGCTGGTGGTTCCCTAGGCTTGCTGCATGCCCCGCTGTATTCCTTGGATTCCTTTCTCCCTATGttctgtttcctgtttcctgGATCCCTCACATCTTTCCATCTTGGTTATTACTGTCAACTTCCCCCATAAgcacacaaacttttttttttcctgcagctcTTCCTTAAGTGATTTTCTAAGAAAAGACTGCGAAAGGTAACTTGTCATTTCCCGTTtagttccatttattttttcacattttcatttcactttctggAAGTTTTCCTTAGCTTTTGCAACCTTTTCTTAGACTTCTTTAGTTTGTTGGTCACTTTTTAATACCCAAGATCTCTTTTTTGgtcccattaatttttttttgcccttttcagTGCATCTTGTTCTCATTTTATGAAGAAAACACCTTTCTGATCTCCCTGAGGACACTGATTCAaggtttaaaatttattttattttattttatttatttattcatgaaattatATTGATATTACAAAATTCTTttgatgtcattttttaaatgttttacttagTCCAGCttatttttggttgttgttgttgttgaagtaaGGAGCCCTGCCTGTCCTAGATAGTGGATCAGTATTAGCTATTATCAATTAGGAAACACACATGTTCTTGACCTCAAGGAATTTCCAGAACATGTCTTCCcatcttttcttctgtgtttggtTTTATTGCTTCCGTAGCTTCTCAGATGGCAGTCTCCTTGTCTGATTATCTTCTCCTTGTGCCCCAACAGGAGGACAGGACTCTGACTTGGCTTGGGAGTGAGTTGGAGTGAGGTGAGGAACCTTCCTTAAGTAGCAGCCAGCCGAGGCCAGTGGACAAACACATGGGGTTAAGTCCATTTTGGCATTTGTGGCCATCCCAGCGGGAACCACCAGAGGCCTGGACCCTGGCTGCTCCCTGTTGCCACAGCTGGCTCACATTTGACCCCACCATTTGTTCTCTCTTCCCCAAGGCTGAAGCAACACCTCCTTCCAGCTGAGACACAGACAAGACTGTAGGGAAACTCCTCAGATCCCACTGCTGGCACCATGACCTCGGAAGGCCGTGAACTCTCCCCAGGTAGTCACCTTCTACTTTCTGGATGATGCCTGGTATTGTGAGGATGCCTCCAGCTGAGTTAACCTACAGAGGAGTCAGTCCCTTGAGAGTGTCATCGAGCCCCCAAGAGGGGTCAAGGGGAGTCCCCACCACAGGGTCTGTAGGGACacttccctcctgccttctcagGGTCTTGGCTGAGATGatcactttctctccttccccctgctgtCCTTCCAATGACCCAGAAGTAAGGCAAGGACAGCCCAAAGACCTAGGggacagcagaaagagaaagagggggtCCTGAGGTAGGGTGCAAGGGGAGGTAGACCGGCAACCTTGGAGGCCTCTCCTGCCCTCTTGCCCTGGTCAAGCCTCCGGCTTGGCTCAGGATGACTGGGGGCTTTGCAACAGAGGCCATTCCCTCCAACTCTTACCCTGCTGCCAGCCTGACTGCTCTGTGAGGGTCAGTGGGACACCGACCAGGCCCCCAGTCGGGTCTTTGCCACAACCCACCTGTGTGACCTGGGTGCCTTACTTTACCTTATCTATAAATGTGGATGTTTCCTTATGTTGTTATGAGGATCAATATACTGTGTTTATGTGGTTTGGGCCAGTACCTGCTACACTGGATGTCCTCCCTAAGTATTGTTACTCTCCTCTTGACCTGGAACCTGTTACTTACCTCCTCTCTCCCAGCATTCCCCACCCTGACAGCTATATTAGGGCACTTGCCCTGTGTCCCAACTAAGCATCTGCTTATCAGTATTGAAAGCAGAGCAGGAACTGATTCTTTGATCTCAGTACCCCTGCCTAGGCCAGTTCTCAGCTCTTCCCTCCTTTATCCATAAATACATAGCTTTGAAGCTGTGGTTTCCCTCCAGCTACGccctggttttctctctctcttagtgtaacaggaaaaagaaaaaaactaaacaacccttcattctttctttccatctagAGAACGAAAGTTTTCTTGAGGATGCTATTGCGTATTTCCAGAACACCGTGAGCCCAGAAGTACTGCATCACCTATTGAACGACCATGAAGCCTGGGAGAGAtttgtggctgtggctgtggcctcATTGCCCAGGTAACACCTCAGGGATGCCCCACAATGGTCACCCCCATCTCTGATTGGCAGGATCCTGGGGTGGAGGTTGAGTATGTTCCCTCTCAACAATCCATAAGGAATATGTCTTCCATGATATTCACTGGCAGTGAATGGCCTCGGATTGAGAAGGGAAACCTGTAGAGGGCAGGTTATGTGACCTTGGACCTTAACATAAAGTAGAACTTTCTCTGCCTTGGTCTCTTCAACTGTTCAATTTTATCCTGAAGAAActaagataatgcatgtaaattaCTTAGCATAGtgactgacacatagtaggtactcaattaATGTTAACTTTTCAGAGGATTACTGGGAGAAGTCAGGGGCCATGGGTCTTCTTCCATGAGATGAGGGCTAAACAGGACTTCCTCTGGGACAATTCAGAAGAATACTGACACATCAGtctgtggagaaactggaattgGACTGAACTGGGTTGGATCCTGATTTTATCTTTGCCCAGTCCTGGGGGTCTCTGGGTCTGTATGTCTTGGAGTCTCAGATTTGCCATTTATTCAATGGAAGCTAGAATTGAATCTGATAAGATTGTGGTAAAGGTCTCAGTGTGAATTGCAAGGTCAAAGGTGAGGATCCAAAGGCAGTCATCCCGTCCAAAAGCCCAGGAGGCTTGGATCAGTACCTGCCATCCTGGTGGTCAGGATGGACAAGGGGTTCTAGGTTGGAGGACCAGGTAGGATTGGGCAGCAGAGCGGGGCCTGGGTGAAGCTCTAGGGCACAAAACTTGAGGAGGCCCTGGACCTAGCAGAGATGttgtgagagggagaggggacatttttcctcttgcttctttGATCTCCTCCCCCCAGGCATCCGGGGCTATAGGAAGGTGTTTCCTCTATGCTTTGCCTGGGAGTTTGGGAGTATTGACTACCAGTTGGAAGCTCTTGTCGTCTACATAGAGCAAGGCCAGGCCAGTGGGAGTTAGCGTGGTTATGTGACAGCTTCCAGCTCCAGAGGGGCATTTGCCAATTCTGTCCTCATTAAGGGATTCTGAGACTCAGAAGTGCCCACCAAAGAGGAAAGTACTTCCTCCACCAGCTTGCCCAAAGGCAGGTCTTTTCTGGCTTAGTGCTTCAGATAGAAGGTTCTCAAGATCTCTTTGTCAAGTTGCACATGGTCTTGGTGGACATGCATGCGAAGCTGTCACCAGCTAAGATGTGAATTAGGTTGGTGTCACCTATGAGGTCgggtgtgctgggtgctgggtcgAGGGTCAGTGATGTGCACTGGAGAGACTGAGGGAACCAGGGAGCAGGTGTGCTGCTTCTCAGTCAGTTGGGGCAGTGGCTGGGCTCCAGCAGAGGACATCATGCTTGGGATGACAGAGCAGGTGCCAAGCAAAATGATCATTAAGATCCCTTCTTGCTCTgaggggttgtttttttttttttttctttaattccaagTTCCCACAGTGAGCTACACTGTAAAGTCTGAGAGCACTCTCCCTACAATTGCCCTTACTTTTGGCACCAACTGGTAATTGTGGCAGTGGGGTTCCCCAAACCACCCGAGATTGGATGAGTCTCTGGAAGCACTTGTAGAGCTCACTGAGACCTGTCACTCTTGGTAATGCTGTGTCACAGGGCAGGTTACAGGTTACCTTCAGCCAAGGAAAGAGACACTtggggcagaggcctggagggtTTCCAGTGCAAAGCTTCAATTGTCCTCAGGATGCATTACTGTCCTGTATTCAGTGTGTAACAATAGCATGTGGAGCATTGCCCAGCAGGGAAGCTCTCGGTGTGAAAGTAAACAATTATCATGACACttattaaaatggcaaagaagacTTAATTCATGTTGTAGGTGTCCAGAGAGTGTTTGTCATAGAGCAGTAAGATCTGGCTTAACTAGGACTACAGCAAGATAGTTAGGGATTTAGTCAAGGAGCAGGTTGGGGCCTGGGGATGAATAATCACTAAGAGGAGACATGAAGGTGGGGGGATTCTTACTAACCTGATCCAACAGGGTTCTTGCAAAGACTGGGCACTCCAGGCTGTTAAGGACAGAGCACAGAAGACCAACGGCAAGGCCTGGTCAGGCAGAGGGTTCAGAAGAGCCTGAGTAATGTTTGGTCATGGAGAGAGTCTTTTTCAACCCGAGGCTCAGGGTATAGACTTTTATTGGGGCTCAGTCCCGTGCTCCCTGCATGGCCACCTGGTGATCTCCAGCTCCACTTAGAGGTCATACTAACACTTTTAGTTTCTAGTTCTTCCATAGATCAGAACTGACAGCACATGACCCAACGCCCTCATCATACATCGTCTTGTCAGGCTGTCCAGTAGCCTGAGGCCCAGGCATCATCATTCTAGCAGCCTTGACATCCTAGGTAGGGCCTAGAGCTCACCTCCAGTGCCAAAGGCAAAGGGCAGGCCTCTGTGGGTAAGGTTAATCCTTCAGTACACACGAAGAGCCTCCCAACAAAGGTTTTTCTGCTCCCACCCCACTTCCCTGTGTTCATCTACTGAGTTCCCAGTCTACAAACACTGTGGCACTGACCGGCTTACCTGACCTTGACTCTAGAGGCATCTTCCTCAAATACCCACCGCGTAAGAGCATCTTCAGATGACATGGACTTATTTTTCCCCGACCTGACTGTGTCTTACGGAACATGAGCAATGGGAAGAATGTGTTTAACACTGCAGAAACAGTTCATTACATTTGTAAAATTCTTTTCCGTTCGATTTCTAGTAAACATTTTCTGTGGTTTACGTAGGATAAATCAAATCAAGCCCATTTGACAGATCAGTCTTTCTTACTCACTAGACCTTCGCTGTTTCAGGGAGGAGGCTGACACACAACATGAAGGTTTGAATGACCTGACAGGACACATGCATATGGAAGACGAAGACCTGGCTAGGGAGACTTTTTTGAATGTGTTTCCCCAGTTGAAAGTGGAGCTTGAGAACCGCATAAGAAAGCTCCGTGAGCTTGCAGATGAGGTTGACAAGGTCCATAAGCGCTGCACCATCTCCAACATGGTAGCGAGCTCCACCGGTGCTGCGTCTGGCCTCCTGGGCGTCCTTGGTCTGGGTCTGGCACCTGTAACAGCAGGGTTCAGTCTGACACTCTTGACAACTGGATCGGTGCTGGGAGTCGCAGCTACTGTGACTCACGTGTCCACCAGCCTTGTGGAATACTCAAACACATCGTCTGCAAGAGCTGAAGCCAGTGACCTGGTGTCTGGTATTGATCAAGGGGACAGAGTTGGATTGGGTCTGCAGAACACCATGCTCAAAATTCTTTCTTTAGGATCTCTCattaaaaatctgcaaaaaatTGCAAAGAATAATAGTGCCAAGAAGGTAGCCAAAGTCCAACCTCACCTGGTAGACAAGGCCAGGCGCCTCATGACAGGTAGGAGTGTCTCAGTTCGAAGTGGCAGTCTGGTGCAGAAAGCTTTTGGAGGTACTGCTCTGGCAATGACCAAAGGAATCCGGTTTCTGGGCATGGCTAGCTCAGGTGTGTTCCTTCTGATGGATGTGGCCAGCCTTGTAAAAGAGTCAAGGCACTTGCATGAAGGGGCAAGGGCAGAGTCAGCTGAAGTGCTGAGGCAGCACGCCCAGGAGCTGGAGAGAAAGTTGGAATTGCTCACACGGCTCTATGAGAGTCTCATGTAGGGCTGACTCCATGACCTCCAAGCAGGGACGGAGCAGGGGTGAGTGTGGGACAAAGACATAGAGGGACTTTATTATAAGGTGAGGGGGGCAAAATAACGTTTTGGGGGGGCATTCCAGAGTTTAGCATTAGATTAGTTGGGCCCAGTGACGGCGGggtttattcagttttttttttgaggggggggtcCCAGGGAGGAAGGGACATGGGGCTGGAATGAGGAGACAGGGATGGAGAGAGTGAGGGGAATATACCAAAGAGGACACGGGGGACGTGGGGAAAGAGGGGCGCGCAGGAACAAGCAGCGAGGCCAGGAATACTCAAGCGAGAATGGTTGGAATATGCGAGAAGTGCTCCTCTGCCGACCCTCCCCGTGGTGACGCGCTGGCAGGAGTGGACCCCTTCCTACAAAtccaaaaccatgatgagattcTACTCCCCCTGGTCAGAATGGCCTGAACAAATCAGGACACAACAGatgctgacaaggatgtagagaatgGGAAACCCTCTGATGCTGCTGGTGGCAATGCAAGCTggggcagctgctctggaaaacaatgtggaggttcctcaaaaagttaaaaatagaactaccttatgacccagtaattgcagtGCTAGGTATTAATCCAGATGAtacaaacacagtgattcaaagggcatgtgcaccctgatatttatttattttatttttcaaagatgttacTTATTGGAGAGAGGccatggggagggtggggaggagctgagAGAGGGGGCCAAGTGGACTCCTCCATGAGCAGGAAATCcagctcagggctcaatcccaggaccctgagattatgacctgagctgaaggcagatgtttaactgactgagccacccaggcttccaccccaatattcatagcagcaatgtccacaatagtccaACACTGAAAAGAGGCCAGGGgtctatcaacagatgagtggataaacacaatggaatactactcagccatcaaaaaagaatgaaatcttaccatttcaataacatggatggaactagatggtattgtgctaagtgaaataagttaatcagagaaagacaaatactacatgatttcactcataagtagaatttaagatagaaaacaggtgaacatagggaaagggaaagaaaaataagaggaaaacaaggAGGAGACACACCATGAGAGacccttaactctgggaaacaaactgagagtctctggaggggaggtggggggagggggagtaactgagtaatgggcattaaggagggcacgtgatggaatgagcactgggtattatatgcccCTGATGAGTCATGAAACTCTACCCCTGAGACAAATAATGtactatatgctaactaaattgaatttaaataaaaaattatatatataaaaaagaatggactCTTTCCTGCCTCAACTCACCTTTGTCTTCCAGTCGACTGACCTTCATTAGATGATGACTTCctcatgatggtggtggtggggacgaTGGCAGAAGGGTGGGGGAACATTTGGCAAGTTGCTGGTGCTTTTGGGGGCCAGGTGCACTGAGAGACCAATGAAATTCTAAAGGTGGTGTTGGAACCGTGGtgatctgggaaaaaaaaaagcatgggtcGGGGGGGTTAGAAAAGAGAGAGCAGATGTCAGCAGCGGGTCAAGGAACCTTGTGGTAGGTCGAGGTCAACTTGGGGCCAAGAGACACGGTGTCTCATCCtgaaggaggtttttttttttttttaaaaattttttttttatttacttatgatggtcacagagagagggagagagagaggcagagacataggcagagggagaagcaggctccatgcaccgggagcctgatgtgggattcgatcccgtgtctccaggatcgcgccctgggccaaaggcaggcgctaaacctctgcgctacccagggatcccctgaaggagGTTCTTATAAAGGATTTTTAGGACGAATACAGGTATGCGATATCTTTAAGATCATAAAACTGAATgggtaagaatttccagaactaacTAAAAAGCTGCATTCGAATTAAACAAGAACTAGGAACATGGGACTAAATGAACTAAGTAGAAGAGTGTGGTTTTGTGACTTCTGTTTGAAACACTGCTAGTTCGCTCATGTTTGTGCTTCCAGAATAAGGAAACTTTCTCTTAAGTAAGATACCTATGACTTACAGAAATTTGATAAAGCATTCACTTATGAACAAATTGAAGCATTTAACTTTTCTGTCGACCTAAACCCTCTGATATTCAAAAGGTCTCAGTGAGTATTCTTTCTTCCATGACAATCATGGTCatttgcataagttcaataagaatctgttctcTCTGTAATAGGAGAGCATTGGAAACATTGGTTATTTTACCAAGGCTTTAactggaatgtcatatttgagagagacgTGCATAAAACCACAAAGCCCCTTGGAACAGTTGGCCTGATACCTGTTACAGAGTTCCCAGCAGCGTCACCAGGTGAGTAAAGAATGTCGTCATCTCCTGGCAGGTACAAGAACCTCAGGATAGCTGGGGACCTGATGAAGAGCAATCTGCCCACATCTACAGGTATTGCAGGCATGCTGGAGGCGAGTGCTTGACTTGGCTCTGCCTGGAGAGGCTACTAAAAGTTCAAGCTAGAGATTCCTTATAAAATGTTCCAGAAAAACAGGTTTAATGGTCTATACAATCAATCGTTGTTCTTGCTGAGCTTATGCAAATAATGATTCCAAGTTTGTTAAAACTGgacttgtttttcaaataaatgagtcGTGATTTG of the Vulpes lagopus strain Blue_001 chromosome 5, ASM1834538v1, whole genome shotgun sequence genome contains:
- the LOC121490456 gene encoding apolipoprotein L2-like, whose product is MTSEGRELSPENESFLEDAIAYFQNTVSPEVLHHLLNDHEAWERFVAVAVASLPREEADTQHEGLNDLTGHMHMEDEDLARETFLNVFPQLKVELENRIRKLRELADEVDKVHKRCTISNMVASSTGAASGLLGVLGLGLAPVTAGFSLTLLTTGSVLGVAATVTHVSTSLVEYSNTSSARAEASDLVSGIDQGDRVGLGLQNTMLKILSLGSLIKNLQKIAKNNSAKKVAKVQPHLVDKARRLMTGRSVSVRSGSLVQKAFGGTALAMTKGIRFLGMASSGVFLLMDVASLVKESRHLHEGARAESAEVLRQHAQELERKLELLTRLYESLM